The Bacteroidales bacterium genome window below encodes:
- a CDS encoding methyltransferase, which produces MKKKVSPGEITEYVRHFQKSRILLTALEFGIFTILDKKPLTSKIVAKKIKANARATDRLMNALTALGFLEKKGILFSNAEHSEKYFVFGKRDFMSGLLHSINVWDTWTNLTESIKKGRSVIVRPKLINNRNKEWLKVFINAMHYRALRQAPDIVKLIDMKNINRVLDIGGGSGAHAMAFTDAGKQITATVFDLPNIIPITKKFIKENGYLKKVDTFAGDYNKCELPKGYDLIFISAVVHINSYSENIRLMKKCVKALNPKGVVVIQDHVMKDNRTEPVQGAMFALNMLVGTEKGDTYTESEIKEWFQKSGLHFVKRIPVAMGNSLIIGKK; this is translated from the coding sequence ATGAAAAAAAAAGTTTCTCCGGGAGAAATAACTGAATATGTCCGCCATTTCCAGAAAAGCCGTATTTTATTGACTGCTTTAGAATTTGGAATTTTTACGATTTTAGATAAAAAACCATTGACATCGAAAATTGTTGCAAAAAAAATTAAAGCAAATGCACGTGCTACAGATAGACTTATGAATGCTTTAACAGCATTAGGGTTTTTAGAAAAAAAGGGAATTTTATTCAGTAATGCTGAACACTCTGAAAAGTATTTTGTATTTGGCAAGCGTGATTTTATGTCGGGGCTTTTGCATTCCATTAATGTTTGGGATACATGGACAAATTTAACGGAAAGCATAAAAAAGGGAAGATCTGTTATTGTAAGGCCTAAATTGATTAATAATCGAAACAAAGAATGGCTTAAAGTTTTTATCAATGCTATGCATTATCGTGCATTACGCCAGGCGCCGGATATCGTGAAGCTTATCGACATGAAAAATATTAATCGGGTTCTTGACATTGGCGGTGGAAGCGGTGCTCATGCTATGGCTTTTACTGATGCGGGAAAGCAAATTACAGCAACAGTTTTCGATTTACCCAATATTATACCTATTACAAAAAAATTTATTAAAGAAAATGGGTATTTAAAAAAAGTTGACACTTTTGCCGGCGATTATAATAAATGTGAACTTCCTAAAGGATATGACCTTATTTTTATTTCAGCTGTGGTTCATATAAATTCATATTCCGAAAATATTAGGCTTATGAAGAAATGTGTAAAAGCATTAAACCCCAAAGGAGTAGTTGTTATACAAGATCATGTTATGAAAGATAACAGGACCGAACCTGTGCAGGGAGCTATGTTTGCATTGAATATGCTTGTTGGAACAGAAAAAGGCGACACTTATACCGAATCGGAAATCAAGGAATGGTTCCAAAAATCAGGACTTCATTTTGTTAAGAGAATTCCGGTAGCAATGGGAAATTCACTAATAATAGGAAAAAAATGA
- a CDS encoding NUDIX hydrolase — translation MTYIYKYPQIAVTVDIIIFTKEKNDIYVLLIQRSNPPFENMWAFPGGFVEINETLENAAKRELEEETKICRVELKQFYTFDAVERDPRQRTISVVFTGYVPSKDIFYSAADDANNVKWVRIKEIDELAFDHKEILQKAINDLLQ, via the coding sequence ATGACATACATATACAAATATCCTCAAATAGCTGTAACTGTTGACATAATTATTTTTACAAAAGAAAAAAATGATATTTATGTCTTGCTTATTCAGCGTAGTAATCCTCCATTTGAAAATATGTGGGCTTTTCCCGGAGGGTTTGTTGAAATTAACGAAACATTGGAAAATGCTGCAAAAAGAGAACTTGAAGAAGAAACAAAAATATGCAGAGTTGAATTAAAGCAGTTCTATACTTTCGATGCAGTTGAACGTGATCCACGTCAGAGAACGATTTCAGTTGTATTCACAGGATATGTTCCTTCAAAGGATATTTTTTATTCTGCTGCTGATGATGCGAATAATGTTAAATGGGTTAGGATAAAGGAAATTGATGAACTGGCATTTGATCACAAAGAAATACTTCAGAAAGCTATCAATGATTTACTACAATGA
- a CDS encoding patatin-like phospholipase family protein, with amino-acid sequence MIKEKKYKIGLVLSGGGVRGFAHAGALKALNEAGIFPGIISGTSAGAIAGSLYADGKNGDEIMNMFSEKKLFKYLEIVIPKKGLLKMTGLTKIISQNLKAKTFEELTIPLIVTATNLNEGICKYFSSGELLKPILASSTVPVIFAPIKIDEKSFVDGGVLNNFPIEPVEKICDFIIGIHVNPFGYCEEFTSIMSIAERSFHLSFSSHMSKKINKCDIFIEPIGLEKFKLLDISKINEIFNLGYKETKRILSENQEKISLMLSL; translated from the coding sequence ATGATTAAAGAAAAAAAATATAAAATTGGTCTTGTATTAAGTGGCGGCGGAGTAAGAGGCTTTGCTCATGCCGGAGCGCTGAAAGCATTAAATGAAGCCGGTATTTTTCCTGGAATCATATCGGGTACAAGTGCAGGAGCAATTGCAGGATCATTATATGCAGACGGGAAAAACGGGGATGAAATAATGAATATGTTTTCGGAAAAAAAACTATTCAAATACCTAGAAATTGTTATTCCCAAAAAAGGTCTTTTAAAAATGACAGGACTTACAAAAATCATTTCACAAAATCTGAAAGCAAAAACATTTGAAGAACTTACCATTCCATTAATTGTTACTGCAACTAACTTAAATGAAGGTATCTGTAAATACTTTAGCAGCGGAGAACTTCTCAAACCTATACTAGCTTCTTCTACAGTACCTGTTATATTTGCTCCAATTAAAATAGATGAAAAATCCTTTGTTGATGGAGGTGTATTAAATAATTTTCCAATAGAACCTGTTGAAAAAATATGTGACTTTATAATAGGAATTCATGTGAATCCTTTTGGTTACTGTGAAGAATTTACCAGTATTATGAGTATTGCCGAACGTTCTTTTCATTTAAGTTTTTCATCGCACATGTCAAAAAAAATAAATAAATGTGATATTTTTATTGAACCTATAGGACTTGAAAAATTTAAACTCCTTGATATTTCTAAGATCAATGAGATATTTAATTTAGGATACAAAGAAACTAAAAGAATACTATCTGAGAATCAGGAAAAAATATCGTTGATGCTTTCATTGTAG